The region ACGTGCGCGCCGAAAGCGTGGCCGGCCGCGCGGAGGTGGACCTTGGACTGGAGCAAATCGGCAAGGCGCGCACCGACGCGCAAAATGCGTCGGCGATGATGTCGGCGCTGCAGGAAAAATCCAAGCGCATCCACGGCATCACCGAAGTCATCAGCGAAATCGCCGCACGCACCAACTTGCTGGCGCTGAATGCCGCCATCGAAGCGGCACGCGCCGGCGAACACGGTCGCGGGTTTGCGGTGGTGGCAGGCGAAGTCCGGCAACTCGCCCAGCGCACCAAGGAAGCCACCGACGACATCGGCGCAATGGTGCGCTCGATTACCGAAGAAGCCGAGCGGGCTTCCGGCGGCATGCAGGCCCTGAGCACCAAGGTGCTGGAGGCGTCGCAGAATGTCGAGCGCGTGCACGGTTTCCTCGGCAACATCGAGCGCTCCGCCGGCATTTCGGAAGAGGAGATCCAACAGATCGCACGCGCCTCCCGCGAGCACGTCGAAACCACCCACCGCATTGCCGAAGCAATCCTCAAAATCCGCGACGGCATGCTGGCGACCGACATCGAGTTGCCGCGCGTGGCGGCGTCCGCCATGGCCTTGTCGGAACGCGCCGAACTGGTCTATGACGCCATCGCCGCCAGCAACGCCAAGACCCAGCACGACGACATCCAGAAAGTCGCAACGGCCGCCGCCAAGCGCATCGGCAAGCTGTTTGAGGAGGCTATCAGCGCCGGCCGGATCAGCGAAGGCGCCTTGTTCGACCGCACTTATAAACCGCTGCCCAATACCAATCCGCCCAAGCACACCACGCAATTCGACGCCTTCACGGATCGCGTGCTGCCGGATGTGCAGGAAGCGATTCTCGATGCCATGCCGCAACTGGCGTATGCCGGTGCGGTGGACAACAACGGGTATTTCCCCACGCACAACAAGAAATTCTCCAAGCCGCTGACCGGCGACTACGACACCGACCTGGTCAACAATCGCACCAAGCGCATCTTCAGCGATCGCACCGGAAAGCGTTGCGGGGCGAATACAAAACCCTTCCTGTTGCAGACTTATAAACGCGATACCGGCGAAGTCATGCACGATCTTTCGGTGCCGATTTACGTGAACGGCAAGCATTGGGGAGGCTTCCGCGTCGGCTACCGTTCCAGCCAGGCGCAGGAGGCGGCGCCTGCGCAGGCTGCCGCTCCGGCGGCCAAGCAGCTTAAGCAAACGGTCAAGACCGAGAACAGCAAGGGATTGGTGCGCCAGATCTCGGCTTGAACAGCTTGACCGGGAAGGGCAGGTTGATAGACTATTCGACAACGGGGGTAACCTATCGAGAATGCTGAGAAAGCGATAGGTCCGGATTAGAAAAGGAACATCAACTTGAAACCTGCTCCGCAGAATAAGCTCGATTCTGTCAAAGAGTTCGATTTTACGAATCGCGATTTTGACAGGGTCCGGGATCTTATCTATAAGCGCGCCGGCATTGCGTTGGCCGAAAGCAAGCAGGAAATGGTCTATAGCCGCCTGGCGCGGCGCCTGCGCGCGACCGGCATTGCCTCCTTCGTGCAATACCTGGACATGCTGGAACGCGGTGGCGACACCGACGAGTGGGAGGCGTTCACCAATGCGCTGACCACCAACCTGACGTCGTTCTTCCGCGAGTCGCATCATTTTCCGATCCTTGCCGATTTCGTCAAGACGCTCAAGGAGCCGGCCACCGTCTGGTGTTCGGCCGCCTCCACCGGCGAAGAACCCTACACGATCGCCATGACGCTGTGCGAGGCTTACGGCACGCTGACGCCGCCCGCGCAGATCATCGCCACCGACATCGACACCAACGTGCTGGCCACCGGCGCCAACGGCGTCTATCCGATTGAACGCATCGACAAGCTTTCGCCCGAGCGCATCAAGAAATTCTTCCTGCGCGGCAAGGGCAACCAGGAAGGCTACGTCCGGGTGCGTCCGGAATTGCGCAAGCTGGTGACCTTTAAGCAACTGAACCTGCTGGCCGACGGATGGCCCCTGACCGGGCAGTTCGACGTCATCTTCTGCCGCAACGTGATGATCTATTTCGACAAGCCGACGCAGAGCAAGATCCTGTCTCGCTTCGTGCCGCTCATGAAACCGCATGCGCTGCTGTTTGCGGGCCATTCCGAGAACTTCCTGTATGTCTCCGACGCCTTGAAGCTCAAGGGGAAAACGGTCTACGAGCTTGGAGCCGCAACGCAACGCAAGGCGGGGAAATAAGCCATGAGCCAAGGCCAGGATCAATTCGCTTCCAACGTCTACTACGACCGCACCTTCGATTGCGATGCGGCCAAGATATTGCCGGGCGAATACTATTTCACGCACAAGGACATGATGATCGTCACGGTGCTGGGTTCGTGCGTGTCCGCGTGCATCCGCGACCGCGTCACCGGCATCGGCGGCATGAATCACTTCATGCTGCCCGACAGCGGTGATGGCGACAGCCCGATTTCGGCATCGATGCGCTACGGCACTTACGCCATGGAAATTCTGATCAATGACGTGCTCAAGGCCGGCGCCCGGCGCGAGAACCTGGAAGCCAAGGTATTCGGCGGCGGCAACGTGCTGCGCGGCTTCATCGCCATCAACGTCGGCGAACGTAACGCGCAGTTCGTGCGTGATTATCTGAAGGCGGAAAATATTCGCGTGGTCGCGGAAGATCTTAACGATATCTGGCCGCGTAAGGTATATTTCTTCCCCCGCACCGGCAAGGTGCTGGTCAAAAAGCTCAAACAATTGCATAACAACACACTGGTGAATCGCGAACAGGATTACGCCAGCAAGCTGGTCGCCAAACCGGTGGGCGGCGCAGTCGACTTGTTTTGACGCTGGTGTTTTAGCGTCTGCATTGCAAGCGGCAAAGTTTTTTATCCGCCTCTGCCGGGTGTTGCCGAGGCGAGTTTCAGGAAAGTACGGATCGTATGAAAATAAAAGTATTGATCGTCGACGACTCGGCATTGATCCGCAGCGTCATGAAAGAGATCATCGGCAGCCAGCCTGACATGGAAGTCGTGGGCGTTGCCCCCGATCCCATCATTGCGCGCGATCTGATCAAGCAGACCAACCCTGACGTCCTCACGCTGGACGTTGAAATGCCGCGCATGGACGGCCTCGATTTCCTCGAGAAACTGATGCGCCTGCGGCCGATGCCGGTGGTGATGGTGTCGTCGCTGACCGAGCGCGGCTCGGAAATCACGCTGCGCGCGCTGGAATTGGGTGCGGTCGACTTCGTCACCAAACCGAAGATCTCGATCCAGAGCGGCATGCAGGAATACACCGACATGATTGCCGACAAGATTCGCGCGGCGTCCAAGGCCAGTATCCGCCCACGCGCGATCCCGCATCCGGATGCGGCCAAGGCGAGCGGCGGCGAACCGCTGCCGCAGATGCGCAATCCGCTGCTGTCGAGCGAAAAGCTGATCATCATCGGCGCCTCCACCGGCGGCACCGAGGCGATCAAGGAATTCCTGATCCGCATGCCCTCGGACTGTCCGGGCATCCTGATCACCCAGCACATGCCGGAAGGCTTCACGCGCTCCTTCGCGCAACGCCTCGACAATCTGTGCAAGATTTCGGTCAAGGAAGCCGCGGGCAACGAACGTGTCCTGCCTGGCCACGCCTACATCGCGCCTGGCCATTCGCACCTCAAGCTGGTGCGCAGCGGCGCCAACTACATGACCCAGCTCGATCAGGGGCCGCCGGTCAACCGCCATCGGCCGTCGGTCGACGTGCTGTTCAATTCGGCAGCGGCCTGCGCCGGCAAGAACGCGGTCGGCGTGATCCTGACCGGCATGGGCAAGGACGGCGCTCTGGGGATGCTGGAGATGCGCAATGCCGGCGCCTATAATTTTGCCCAGGACGAAGCCTCGTGCGTGGTCTTCGGCATGCCGCGCGAAGCGATTGCAGTGGGTGGGGCGCATGAGGTGCTGGCGCTGCAGGCCATGCCGGGCCGCGTCTTGAGTTACCTGGCCGAGCACGGCAGCCGTGCATTGCGGGTGTAGTTCGAGTACCATTCAGCCATCCACGAAATTTCACGGGTAGTTAGCTGTCGGGCCTTAAGTTTTGCCGAATTAGTGTCGTTATCGTCAACAATAGTTTCGAATCAATGGAGTAATAATCATGGCAGGCCCAAATACCAAGTTTCTCGTTGTAGACGATTTCTCCACGATGCGCCGCATTGTCCGTAACCTGCTCAAAGAGCTCGGCTACACCAATGTGGACGAAGCCGAAGACGGCGTGCAAGGTTTGCAAAAACTGCGCAGCGACCAGTTCGATTTCGTGGTGTCGGACTGGAACATGCCAAATATGGACGGCCTGACCATGCTGCAGGAAATCCGCAAGGATCCGGCGCTGTCGAAGTTGCCGGTCCT is a window of Herbaspirillum hiltneri N3 DNA encoding:
- a CDS encoding methyl-accepting chemotaxis protein; the protein is MFERKSRALSRSLDVLIQVVVPIAVGAGIFAGLGALAVPLSPLWLAVIATAAAVILSRLSRLARRGESDQGGGFVDKIGSEIDHIMIGAAETSYFVDSIKNKIAQDVQAANGIVTGSEQNASTTEQIAANAERASKVAADVRAESVAGRAEVDLGLEQIGKARTDAQNASAMMSALQEKSKRIHGITEVISEIAARTNLLALNAAIEAARAGEHGRGFAVVAGEVRQLAQRTKEATDDIGAMVRSITEEAERASGGMQALSTKVLEASQNVERVHGFLGNIERSAGISEEEIQQIARASREHVETTHRIAEAILKIRDGMLATDIELPRVAASAMALSERAELVYDAIAASNAKTQHDDIQKVATAAAKRIGKLFEEAISAGRISEGALFDRTYKPLPNTNPPKHTTQFDAFTDRVLPDVQEAILDAMPQLAYAGAVDNNGYFPTHNKKFSKPLTGDYDTDLVNNRTKRIFSDRTGKRCGANTKPFLLQTYKRDTGEVMHDLSVPIYVNGKHWGGFRVGYRSSQAQEAAPAQAAAPAAKQLKQTVKTENSKGLVRQISA
- a CDS encoding CheR family methyltransferase; the protein is MKPAPQNKLDSVKEFDFTNRDFDRVRDLIYKRAGIALAESKQEMVYSRLARRLRATGIASFVQYLDMLERGGDTDEWEAFTNALTTNLTSFFRESHHFPILADFVKTLKEPATVWCSAASTGEEPYTIAMTLCEAYGTLTPPAQIIATDIDTNVLATGANGVYPIERIDKLSPERIKKFFLRGKGNQEGYVRVRPELRKLVTFKQLNLLADGWPLTGQFDVIFCRNVMIYFDKPTQSKILSRFVPLMKPHALLFAGHSENFLYVSDALKLKGKTVYELGAATQRKAGK
- a CDS encoding protein-glutamate methylesterase/protein-glutamine glutaminase, which gives rise to MKIKVLIVDDSALIRSVMKEIIGSQPDMEVVGVAPDPIIARDLIKQTNPDVLTLDVEMPRMDGLDFLEKLMRLRPMPVVMVSSLTERGSEITLRALELGAVDFVTKPKISIQSGMQEYTDMIADKIRAASKASIRPRAIPHPDAAKASGGEPLPQMRNPLLSSEKLIIIGASTGGTEAIKEFLIRMPSDCPGILITQHMPEGFTRSFAQRLDNLCKISVKEAAGNERVLPGHAYIAPGHSHLKLVRSGANYMTQLDQGPPVNRHRPSVDVLFNSAAACAGKNAVGVILTGMGKDGALGMLEMRNAGAYNFAQDEASCVVFGMPREAIAVGGAHEVLALQAMPGRVLSYLAEHGSRALRV
- the cheD gene encoding chemoreceptor glutamine deamidase CheD, producing the protein MSQGQDQFASNVYYDRTFDCDAAKILPGEYYFTHKDMMIVTVLGSCVSACIRDRVTGIGGMNHFMLPDSGDGDSPISASMRYGTYAMEILINDVLKAGARRENLEAKVFGGGNVLRGFIAINVGERNAQFVRDYLKAENIRVVAEDLNDIWPRKVYFFPRTGKVLVKKLKQLHNNTLVNREQDYASKLVAKPVGGAVDLF
- the cheY gene encoding chemotaxis response regulator CheY yields the protein MAGPNTKFLVVDDFSTMRRIVRNLLKELGYTNVDEAEDGVQGLQKLRSDQFDFVVSDWNMPNMDGLTMLQEIRKDPALSKLPVLMVTAEAKKENIVAAAQAGANGYVVKPFTAATLDEKLGKIFEKLEAGG